A region from the Mesorhizobium sp. J8 genome encodes:
- a CDS encoding Nramp family divalent metal transporter, whose translation MSDAEAATADRPAWRFDRPDDEQPSLREVNASIAVPRTGVWFRRLFAFMGPGYMVSVGYMDPGNWATDLAGGAQFGYTLLFIIMLSNLMAILLQALAARLGIATGRDLAQACRAYYPRPVNLVLWIACELAIIACDLAEVIGTAIALQLLFGIPLIGGAILTALDAFLVLLLMNKGFRYLEAFVVALLIIIFGCFAIQIFVAAPPAGTILHSMFVPSSDIVTNPAMLYIAIGIIGATVMPHNLYLHSSIVQTRAYERTETGKRDAIKWATTDSTIALILALFVNASILIVAAVAFHDTGHHDVAEIGQAFELLSPLLGLSIASILFAVALLASGLNSTVTATLAGQIVMEGFLRLRIPQWARRLLTRGIAIVPVVAVTALYGEKGTAELLVFSQVVLSMQLPFAVIPLVQFVSDKKKMGSFAIPRAAAVLAWVVAAVILVLNFKLLYDTIAG comes from the coding sequence ATGTCCGATGCTGAAGCAGCAACCGCAGACCGACCCGCATGGCGGTTCGACAGGCCGGACGACGAGCAGCCCAGCCTGCGCGAGGTGAACGCCTCGATCGCGGTGCCGCGGACCGGCGTCTGGTTCCGCCGCCTGTTTGCCTTCATGGGCCCGGGCTACATGGTCTCGGTCGGCTATATGGACCCGGGCAATTGGGCGACCGACCTCGCCGGCGGCGCGCAATTCGGCTACACGCTGCTTTTCATCATCATGCTGTCGAACCTGATGGCGATCCTGCTGCAGGCGCTGGCGGCGCGGCTCGGCATCGCCACCGGACGCGACCTCGCCCAGGCCTGCCGCGCGTACTATCCGCGCCCCGTCAACCTGGTGCTCTGGATCGCCTGCGAGCTGGCGATCATCGCCTGCGATCTCGCCGAGGTGATCGGCACGGCGATCGCGCTGCAGCTTCTGTTCGGCATTCCACTGATCGGCGGCGCCATCCTCACAGCTCTCGACGCCTTTCTCGTGCTTCTCCTTATGAACAAGGGTTTCCGCTACCTTGAAGCCTTTGTCGTCGCCTTGCTGATCATCATCTTCGGCTGCTTTGCCATTCAGATCTTCGTCGCCGCGCCGCCGGCCGGCACCATCCTGCATTCGATGTTCGTACCGTCGTCCGACATCGTCACCAATCCGGCGATGCTCTACATCGCCATCGGCATCATCGGCGCCACCGTAATGCCGCATAATCTCTATTTGCATTCCTCGATCGTACAGACCCGCGCCTATGAGCGTACCGAGACCGGCAAGCGCGACGCCATCAAATGGGCGACGACGGATTCGACCATCGCGCTGATCCTGGCGCTGTTCGTCAATGCGTCGATCCTGATCGTCGCGGCGGTCGCCTTTCACGACACCGGCCATCACGACGTCGCCGAGATCGGTCAGGCCTTCGAGCTGCTGTCGCCGCTGCTAGGCCTGAGCATCGCCTCGATCCTGTTCGCGGTCGCGCTGCTCGCCTCCGGCCTCAACTCGACCGTCACCGCGACGCTCGCCGGCCAGATCGTGATGGAAGGCTTTCTGCGCCTGCGCATCCCGCAATGGGCACGCCGCCTCCTGACGCGCGGCATCGCCATCGTCCCGGTGGTGGCCGTCACCGCGCTCTATGGCGAGAAGGGCACGGCCGAACTTCTGGTCTTCAGCCAGGTGGTGCTGTCGATGCAACTGCCCTTCGCCGTCATTCCGCTGGTGCAGTTCGTGTCGGACAAGAAGAAGATGGGCAGTTTCGCCATACCGCGTGCCGCTGCAGTCCTGGCCTGGGTGGTGGCGGCCGTGATCCTCGTTCTCAACTTCAAGCTGCTCTACGACACCATCGCCGGCTGA
- the carA gene encoding glutamine-hydrolyzing carbamoyl-phosphate synthase small subunit, giving the protein MATTTAPWATEKPTALLVLADGTVIEGRGLGATGSAVAEVCFNTALTGYEEILTDPSYAGQIVTFTFPHIGNVGTNDEDIEDLNPAARAGAVGAIFKANVTDPSNYRAAGHLDQWLKRRGIVALSGIDTRALTVLIREKGMPNAVIAHAPDGVFDIEDLKRQAAAWSGLIGLDLAKEVTSGQSSVWRETPWVWNEGFGEQDAPSMHVVAIDYGVKRNILRLLAGLGAKVTVVPAKTGADEILAMQPDGIFLSNGPGDPEATGEYAVPVIQNLLKTDIPVFGICLGHQMLALALGGKTEKMHQGHHGANHPVKDHTTGKVEIVSMNHGFAVDADSLPEGVEETHVSLFDGSNCGIALTGRPVFSVQHHPEASPGPQDSHYLFRRFVNLIRERRGEEALAERA; this is encoded by the coding sequence ATGGCCACGACCACCGCCCCCTGGGCCACCGAAAAGCCGACCGCCCTTCTGGTGCTCGCCGACGGCACGGTGATAGAGGGCCGCGGTCTCGGCGCCACCGGATCGGCCGTTGCGGAAGTGTGCTTCAACACCGCGCTGACCGGCTACGAAGAGATCCTCACCGATCCGTCCTATGCCGGCCAGATCGTCACCTTCACCTTCCCGCATATCGGCAATGTCGGCACCAATGACGAAGACATCGAGGACCTTAACCCGGCGGCCCGTGCCGGCGCAGTCGGCGCGATCTTCAAGGCCAATGTCACCGACCCGTCCAACTATCGCGCGGCCGGCCATCTCGACCAGTGGCTGAAGCGGCGCGGCATCGTAGCGCTGTCCGGCATCGATACCCGCGCGCTGACCGTGCTGATCCGCGAGAAGGGCATGCCCAACGCCGTCATCGCGCATGCGCCCGACGGCGTTTTCGATATCGAGGATTTGAAGCGGCAGGCCGCGGCCTGGTCGGGCCTGATCGGCCTCGATCTCGCCAAGGAAGTCACGTCGGGCCAGTCCTCGGTCTGGCGTGAGACGCCTTGGGTCTGGAACGAGGGCTTTGGCGAGCAGGACGCGCCGTCGATGCATGTCGTGGCGATCGACTATGGGGTCAAGCGCAACATCCTGCGGTTGCTGGCGGGCCTGGGCGCCAAGGTCACCGTCGTCCCGGCCAAGACCGGCGCCGACGAGATCCTCGCGATGCAGCCCGACGGCATCTTCCTGTCCAACGGCCCCGGCGACCCGGAAGCGACCGGCGAATATGCCGTGCCGGTGATCCAGAACCTTTTGAAGACCGACATCCCGGTGTTCGGCATCTGCCTCGGCCACCAGATGCTGGCGCTGGCGCTCGGCGGCAAGACCGAGAAGATGCATCAGGGCCATCACGGCGCCAACCATCCGGTCAAGGACCACACCACCGGCAAGGTCGAGATCGTCTCGATGAATCACGGTTTCGCCGTCGATGCCGACTCGCTGCCCGAAGGCGTCGAGGAAACTCATGTCTCGCTCTTCGACGGCTCGAATTGCGGGATCGCCCTGACCGGCCGGCCGGTCTTCTCGGTGCAGCATCATCCCGAAGCCTCGCCCGGCCCGCAGGATTCCCACTACCTCTTCCGCCGCTTCGTCAACCTGATCCGCGAACGGCGCGGTGAGGAAGCGTTGGCCGAACGCGCCTAG
- a CDS encoding TCR/Tet family MFS transporter → MIDPKTAKRGLALVFTTLLLDIIGFGIIMPVLPAYLEELSGVSVSEAAIEGGWLFFVYAAMQFFFAPIVGGLSDRFGRRPVLLASVLTFSIDNLICAIAWSYPMLFIGRVLAGISGASYSTTSAFIADISNDENRAKNFGLLGIAFGVGFVIGPVLGGLLGTFGPRVPFYFAAALAFVNFLIAMVFLPETLDEKHRRPFEWKRANPVGTLMQMRNYPGIGWIGLVFFLMTLGHMMYPAVWAFVSNYRYGWNQQQIGFSLGAFGLCGAIIMATVLPRIIPKLGEWRTAAIGLTFTALSAFGYAFSTQGWMIYAVIVAGCLEALADPPLRSLAAAKVPPSAQGELQGAMTSVFSITSIITPLLYTAIFSWFTSPTAPVVFGGAPYVLGAIFLTLAVIVFVTKVAKPTPKEIERMHTQEPVTDAA, encoded by the coding sequence ATGATCGACCCGAAAACCGCCAAGCGGGGCCTCGCGCTCGTTTTCACGACGCTGCTGCTCGACATCATCGGCTTCGGCATCATCATGCCGGTGCTGCCGGCCTATCTCGAGGAGTTGAGCGGCGTCAGCGTCAGCGAGGCCGCGATCGAGGGCGGCTGGCTGTTCTTCGTCTACGCGGCGATGCAGTTCTTCTTCGCGCCGATCGTCGGCGGTCTGAGCGACCGTTTCGGGCGCCGTCCGGTCCTGCTTGCCTCGGTGCTGACCTTCTCGATCGACAACCTGATCTGCGCCATCGCCTGGTCCTATCCGATGCTGTTCATCGGCCGCGTGCTCGCCGGCATTTCCGGCGCCAGCTACTCGACGACGTCGGCCTTCATCGCCGACATCTCCAACGACGAGAACCGGGCGAAGAATTTCGGCCTGCTCGGGATCGCCTTCGGCGTCGGCTTCGTCATCGGCCCGGTGCTGGGCGGGCTGCTCGGCACGTTCGGGCCGCGCGTGCCGTTCTATTTCGCCGCAGCGCTTGCCTTCGTGAATTTCCTGATCGCGATGGTGTTCCTGCCCGAGACGCTGGACGAGAAGCACCGGCGGCCTTTCGAGTGGAAGCGCGCCAATCCGGTCGGCACGCTGATGCAGATGCGCAATTATCCGGGCATAGGCTGGATCGGGCTTGTGTTCTTCCTGATGACGCTCGGCCACATGATGTACCCGGCCGTCTGGGCGTTCGTCTCAAACTACCGCTATGGCTGGAACCAGCAGCAGATCGGCTTTTCGCTCGGCGCCTTCGGCCTGTGCGGCGCAATCATCATGGCGACGGTGCTGCCGCGCATCATTCCGAAACTCGGCGAATGGAGGACAGCGGCGATCGGCCTGACCTTCACCGCGCTCAGCGCCTTCGGCTATGCGTTTTCGACACAAGGCTGGATGATCTATGCGGTGATCGTGGCCGGCTGCCTGGAAGCGCTGGCAGACCCGCCGCTGAGGAGCCTCGCCGCCGCCAAGGTGCCGCCTTCGGCGCAGGGCGAATTGCAGGGCGCGATGACTTCGGTCTTCTCGATCACCTCGATCATCACGCCCTTGCTCTACACGGCGATCTTCTCCTGGTTCACCAGCCCGACGGCGCCGGTCGTGTTCGGCGGCGCGCCCTATGTGCTCGGCGCGATCTTCCTGACGCTGGCGGTGATCGTCTTCGTGACGAAGGTGGCGAAGCCGACGCCGAAGGAAATCGAGCGCATGCACACGCAGGAGCCCGTAACGGACGCTGCTTGA
- a CDS encoding GatB/YqeY domain-containing protein encodes MREKIAESMKSAMKAQDKHRLPTLRLIQAAIHDRDIANRGAGKPPASEEEILQILAKMVKQREESAKAFEDGKRPELAAQERGEMEIIREFLPTQLDDAAIQAAAREAIAATGAASQKDMGKVIGALKQKYAGQMDFAKASAIVKGLLQ; translated from the coding sequence ATGCGCGAGAAAATCGCCGAATCCATGAAGAGCGCGATGAAGGCGCAGGACAAGCATCGCCTGCCGACGCTGCGGCTGATTCAGGCCGCCATCCACGATCGCGACATCGCCAATCGCGGCGCCGGCAAGCCGCCAGCGAGCGAGGAGGAGATCCTGCAGATCCTCGCCAAGATGGTGAAGCAGCGCGAGGAATCGGCCAAGGCCTTCGAGGATGGCAAGCGGCCCGAGCTGGCGGCGCAGGAACGTGGCGAGATGGAGATCATCCGCGAATTCCTGCCGACGCAGCTCGACGACGCGGCGATCCAGGCCGCGGCGCGCGAGGCGATCGCGGCGACGGGTGCCGCCAGCCAGAAGGACATGGGCAAGGTGATCGGCGCGCTGAAGCAGAAATATGCCGGCCAGATGGACTTCGCCAAGGCGAGCGCCATCGTCAAGGGGCTGCTGCAATAG
- a CDS encoding protein-L-isoaspartate O-methyltransferase family protein, whose amino-acid sequence MAEPDEARRFYAKLMAAQARSADPRIKEVFASVPREAFLGPGPWTVFAGEGRFETPSADPGYIYQNVLVVLDAGKGINNGEPLLHAMWLGKVEPKPGEHVTHIGAGTGYYTALLAKLVEPGGSVTAFELEADLAARAKANLAAYDSVEIVQADAVANPLPPSDIIYVNAGVVAPPAAWLKALKPGGRMILPWRPSETVGLAVLITRLENGFACRPFMGSWFIPCVGASTAGPGAKIPTRERAVRTRSIWLTATKAPDRTATAVFGEVWFSSRAIRVDDAR is encoded by the coding sequence ATGGCCGAACCGGACGAAGCCCGCAGATTCTACGCCAAGCTGATGGCCGCGCAGGCGCGGTCGGCCGACCCGCGCATCAAGGAAGTCTTCGCCTCGGTGCCGCGCGAGGCGTTCCTGGGTCCGGGTCCATGGACGGTGTTTGCCGGCGAAGGCCGGTTCGAGACGCCGAGCGCCGATCCCGGCTACATCTATCAGAACGTGCTCGTTGTGCTCGATGCCGGCAAGGGCATCAACAATGGCGAGCCGCTGCTGCACGCGATGTGGCTCGGCAAGGTGGAGCCGAAACCTGGCGAGCATGTCACCCATATCGGCGCCGGCACCGGTTATTACACGGCGCTGCTGGCGAAACTGGTCGAGCCGGGCGGCAGCGTCACCGCTTTCGAGCTCGAGGCCGACCTTGCCGCGCGCGCCAAGGCGAACCTTGCGGCTTACGATAGCGTCGAAATAGTCCAGGCCGACGCCGTCGCCAATCCGTTGCCGCCCTCCGACATCATCTATGTCAATGCCGGCGTCGTCGCCCCGCCCGCCGCATGGCTGAAAGCGCTGAAACCCGGCGGCCGCATGATCCTTCCGTGGCGTCCCTCCGAAACGGTCGGCCTCGCGGTCCTCATAACCCGCCTGGAAAATGGCTTTGCCTGCCGGCCCTTCATGGGCTCCTGGTTCATCCCCTGCGTCGGCGCTTCCACCGCCGGGCCGGGCGCGAAGATACCGACCCGCGAGCGCGCTGTGCGCACCCGCTCGATATGGCTGACGGCGACAAAGGCGCCGGACCGCACCGCAACCGCCGTCTTCGGCGAAGTCTGGTTCTCGTCACGCGCCATTCGCGTCGACGACGCGCGATAG
- a CDS encoding dihydrofolate reductase family protein — MRKIIAATFVSLDGVMQAPGGPEEDPVGGFKFGGWTFHYFDEVAGGAMEELFSKPFDLLLGRRTYDIFAAYWPYQNDAIADVFNPATKYVATHRPDSLTWQNTQSLGPDIVARLKELKQEDGPDLLIQGSGNLIQTLLANGLIDEIRLMIFPLLLGKGKRLFGDDAMPAAFKLVKSQASTTGVIMATYERGGEIRTGSFAQQEPSQAELERRRNWK, encoded by the coding sequence ATGCGCAAGATCATCGCCGCCACATTCGTCAGCCTCGACGGCGTCATGCAGGCGCCCGGCGGTCCGGAAGAGGATCCGGTCGGCGGCTTCAAGTTTGGCGGCTGGACGTTCCATTACTTCGACGAGGTGGCGGGCGGCGCAATGGAGGAACTGTTCTCCAAACCGTTCGACCTGCTGCTCGGCCGCAGGACCTACGATATCTTCGCCGCGTACTGGCCGTATCAGAACGATGCCATCGCCGATGTCTTCAATCCCGCGACCAAATATGTGGCGACGCACCGGCCGGATTCGTTGACCTGGCAGAACACGCAGTCGCTCGGGCCTGACATCGTTGCGAGGCTGAAGGAACTCAAGCAGGAAGACGGGCCGGACCTGCTCATCCAGGGCTCGGGCAATCTGATCCAGACCTTGCTCGCCAACGGGCTGATCGATGAGATCCGGCTGATGATCTTTCCGCTGCTGCTGGGCAAGGGCAAGCGGCTGTTCGGCGACGACGCGATGCCGGCCGCCTTCAAGCTCGTCAAGTCGCAGGCTTCCACCACCGGCGTCATCATGGCGACCTATGAGCGCGGAGGCGAAATCCGTACCGGCTCGTTTGCCCAGCAGGAGCCTTCGCAAGCCGAGCTCGAGCGGCGCAGGAACTGGAAGTAG
- a CDS encoding GNAT family N-acetyltransferase produces MIEIVKPALEHLQSYKAALERGWSPDNVRLLEATREQLAAIDQDPVAFLASLDDPEAKGPPITLPDGTTVPRLPGFRRWIWDGEAVGSIGLRWQKGTSALPPHVLGHIGYAVVPWREGRGYATEALRLMLGEARAVGLDHVEITTDVDNLASQKVILANGGILVGRFAKVAAYGGAESLKYRIDL; encoded by the coding sequence ATGATCGAGATCGTCAAACCCGCTCTCGAACATTTGCAGTCCTACAAGGCGGCGCTCGAGCGCGGGTGGTCGCCCGACAATGTGCGGCTGCTGGAAGCAACGCGCGAGCAGCTCGCGGCGATCGACCAGGATCCGGTGGCCTTTCTCGCCAGCCTCGACGATCCCGAGGCCAAGGGGCCGCCCATCACCTTGCCCGACGGCACGACCGTGCCGCGCCTGCCCGGCTTTCGGCGCTGGATCTGGGATGGCGAGGCGGTCGGCTCTATAGGGCTGCGCTGGCAAAAAGGCACATCGGCGCTGCCGCCGCACGTGCTTGGCCATATCGGCTATGCGGTGGTGCCGTGGAGGGAGGGGCGCGGCTACGCCACCGAAGCGTTGCGGCTGATGCTGGGCGAGGCGAGGGCAGTGGGCCTGGACCATGTCGAGATCACCACGGACGTCGACAATCTTGCGTCCCAGAAGGTGATCCTCGCCAATGGCGGCATCCTTGTCGGGCGCTTCGCCAAGGTCGCCGCCTATGGTGGCGCCGAAAGCCTCAAATATCGGATCGATCTTTAA
- the mntR gene encoding manganese-binding transcriptional regulator MntR → MALRNKPVRREEPLPDAEIHSEGFRQQRQARRSALVEDYVELIADLIEDGNEARQVDIAARLGVAQPTVAKMLTRLCADGLVSRKPYRGVFLTEAGRKVAEESRIRHQTVEAFLRSLGVSAETARIDAEGIEHHVSAETLDAFRRAMTHRQA, encoded by the coding sequence TTGGCGCTTAGGAACAAACCCGTTCGACGCGAAGAGCCGCTTCCCGATGCCGAAATCCATTCGGAAGGATTCCGGCAGCAGCGCCAGGCGCGCCGGAGCGCGCTGGTCGAGGACTATGTGGAGCTCATCGCCGATCTGATCGAGGACGGCAACGAAGCACGCCAGGTGGACATCGCGGCGAGGCTTGGCGTCGCGCAGCCGACGGTGGCCAAGATGCTGACCAGGCTGTGCGCCGACGGGCTGGTCTCGCGAAAACCCTATCGCGGCGTGTTCCTGACCGAGGCCGGCCGCAAGGTCGCCGAGGAAAGCCGCATCCGCCACCAGACGGTGGAGGCCTTCCTGCGCTCGCTGGGCGTCAGCGCCGAGACGGCGCGCATCGACGCCGAAGGCATCGAGCACCATGTCAGCGCCGAAACGCTGGACGCCTTCCGCCGGGCGATGACGCATCGCCAGGCGTAG
- a CDS encoding glutathione S-transferase family protein gives MIPTITAFERSPDGGRGLARDMQVRWALEEVGQPYDVRLVSFGGMKQRAHLALNPFGSIPTYEEGDLALFESGAIVLHIAERHPGLLPDDANARARAIVWMFAAFSTVEPPILERATAVILERDEPWHDERLPLVDGRIRKRLAELSRHLGDSDWLDGGFSAGDLVMVGVLRRLQRSGLLNEFPNIAAYVARGEARPAFKRAFEAQLAIARAAADA, from the coding sequence ATGATCCCCACCATCACCGCTTTCGAACGGTCGCCCGATGGCGGCAGAGGGCTGGCGCGCGACATGCAAGTCCGTTGGGCGCTTGAGGAAGTCGGCCAGCCTTATGACGTTCGTCTCGTATCGTTCGGCGGTATGAAGCAGCGCGCGCATCTCGCGCTCAATCCCTTCGGCAGTATCCCGACCTATGAAGAAGGCGATCTCGCTCTGTTCGAGTCGGGGGCGATCGTCCTTCACATCGCGGAACGCCACCCGGGCCTGTTGCCTGACGATGCGAACGCCCGGGCGCGTGCGATCGTCTGGATGTTTGCCGCCTTCAGCACTGTGGAGCCGCCGATCCTCGAGCGCGCGACCGCCGTGATCCTTGAGCGCGATGAGCCGTGGCACGACGAGCGCCTGCCCCTGGTCGACGGCCGGATCCGCAAGCGTCTGGCCGAGCTCTCCCGCCACCTCGGCGATTCCGACTGGCTCGATGGCGGCTTCAGCGCCGGCGACCTTGTCATGGTGGGCGTGCTGCGCCGGCTGCAGCGATCGGGGCTGCTGAACGAATTCCCGAACATTGCCGCCTATGTCGCCCGCGGCGAGGCGCGGCCGGCCTTCAAGCGGGCATTCGAAGCGCAATTGGCGATCGCCAGGGCCGCAGCGGATGCCTGA
- a CDS encoding DUF983 domain-containing protein gives MEHLAHYPPLVPWQVGIRGRCPRCGEGHLFDGFLKLAPKCDVCGLDFSFADPADGPAFFVICFACVPSVLFAVWAQVAFEPSMWFHAFVSVPIVLATCIPPLRPLKGWLVASQFYHKAEEGKLARPGE, from the coding sequence ATGGAACACCTTGCGCACTATCCACCTCTGGTCCCCTGGCAGGTGGGAATCCGGGGCCGCTGCCCGCGCTGCGGCGAAGGCCACCTGTTCGACGGATTCCTGAAACTCGCTCCGAAATGCGATGTCTGCGGGCTCGACTTTTCCTTCGCCGATCCCGCCGACGGTCCCGCCTTCTTCGTCATCTGCTTTGCCTGCGTGCCTTCGGTCCTGTTCGCCGTCTGGGCGCAGGTGGCCTTCGAGCCCTCCATGTGGTTCCACGCCTTCGTCTCCGTGCCGATCGTTCTCGCGACCTGCATCCCGCCGCTGAGGCCGCTTAAAGGCTGGCTCGTGGCAAGCCAGTTCTATCACAAGGCGGAAGAAGGAAAGCTGGCCAGGCCCGGCGAGTGA
- a CDS encoding LysR family transcriptional regulator, which produces MIRDLDTTLIRTFVTTADKASMTAAANALHLTQGAVSQQVKRLEEVLGQSLFERDRRGLKLTRVGERLLDKARRLLQLNDEILAEIRSGAVAGQVRIGVPYDLVGTLLAPVLKAYAEAYPQVEISLVCASSPELAAALAAGTIDLAVIEERVGPSAGECLLVDRLVWVGARGGAARLKRPLPVSIVADTCAFRPAVLAALSENGLDWRTVFENGNIDATTATVRSDLAVTTWLASTVPADLDILSDAGLPPLPNFSVNLHLPKHATQPAAKAFASHIREGLSRYRQAA; this is translated from the coding sequence ATGATCCGCGATCTCGACACGACCCTCATCCGCACCTTCGTCACGACGGCCGACAAGGCCAGCATGACGGCGGCCGCCAACGCGCTCCACCTGACGCAAGGCGCCGTCAGCCAGCAGGTCAAACGGCTGGAAGAGGTGCTGGGCCAGAGCCTGTTCGAGCGGGACCGCCGCGGTTTGAAGCTGACGCGGGTGGGTGAGCGGCTGCTCGACAAAGCCAGGCGCCTGCTGCAGCTCAACGACGAGATCCTCGCCGAAATCAGGAGCGGGGCCGTTGCCGGACAGGTGCGGATCGGCGTGCCTTACGATCTCGTCGGCACGCTGCTCGCGCCCGTGCTGAAAGCCTATGCCGAAGCCTATCCTCAAGTGGAGATATCGCTGGTCTGCGCCTCTTCGCCGGAACTCGCGGCGGCCTTGGCGGCCGGCACCATCGACCTTGCCGTGATCGAGGAGCGCGTCGGCCCCAGCGCCGGCGAATGCCTGCTCGTCGACCGGCTGGTCTGGGTCGGCGCCAGAGGCGGGGCGGCGCGCCTGAAGCGGCCGCTGCCGGTCTCGATCGTCGCCGACACCTGCGCCTTCCGGCCGGCGGTGCTCGCCGCGCTCAGCGAGAATGGGCTCGATTGGCGCACCGTGTTCGAGAACGGCAACATCGACGCGACGACCGCGACGGTGCGGTCGGACCTTGCCGTGACCACATGGCTTGCCTCGACGGTGCCGGCCGATCTCGACATCCTGTCCGATGCCGGTCTTCCGCCGCTGCCGAATTTCTCGGTCAACCTGCACCTGCCGAAACACGCCACCCAGCCAGCCGCGAAGGCTTTCGCCAGCCATATCCGCGAAGGTCTTTCGCGCTATCGCCAGGCGGCGTGA
- a CDS encoding DNA helicase produces the protein MRLSAPVYHLKRQARLLSRREKVPLHMALDRVAAEEGFASWSLLSAKAASAAPGDKLLARLMPGDMVLVAARPGQGKTLMSLELAVAAMKQGNRAVFFTLEYVHADILGRFRDIGADPADFRHLFTFDNSDAISAAYIIEALRSAPRGTLAVIDYLQLLDQKRENPELMVQIRALRSFARERGLVLVFISQVDRSYDPTLKPFPDIGDIRLPNPLDLSLFDKTCFLNKGEIQFQAT, from the coding sequence ATGCGGCTTTCCGCACCCGTCTATCATCTGAAACGCCAGGCGAGACTGCTGTCCCGCCGGGAAAAAGTTCCACTCCACATGGCGCTCGACCGCGTTGCGGCCGAGGAAGGCTTTGCCAGTTGGAGCCTGCTTTCAGCCAAGGCCGCCTCGGCCGCGCCCGGCGACAAGCTGCTGGCGCGGCTGATGCCGGGCGACATGGTCCTCGTGGCGGCAAGGCCTGGCCAGGGCAAGACGCTGATGAGCCTCGAACTTGCCGTGGCGGCCATGAAGCAAGGCAATCGCGCCGTGTTCTTCACCCTGGAATATGTGCATGCCGACATCCTGGGCCGGTTCAGGGACATCGGCGCCGACCCTGCCGATTTCCGCCACCTGTTCACCTTCGACAACTCCGACGCCATCAGCGCCGCCTACATTATCGAGGCATTGCGGTCGGCGCCGCGCGGCACGCTGGCGGTCATCGACTATCTGCAGCTGCTCGACCAGAAGCGCGAAAATCCCGAACTCATGGTCCAGATACGCGCGCTGAGGTCGTTCGCCCGCGAACGCGGGCTGGTGCTGGTCTTCATCTCGCAGGTCGACAGGTCCTACGATCCCACTCTCAAACCGTTCCCGGATATCGGCGATATCCGGCTGCCGAACCCGCTCGACCTGTCGCTGTTCGACAAGACGTGTTTCCTGAACAAGGGCGAAATCCAATTCCAGGCGACTTGA
- a CDS encoding neutral zinc metallopeptidase — MLWRGRRQSDNIEDERSDSGGGLGGGLGGDGQFRIPIGGRTGGGGSILLVILVVLAGWYFGFDPSQILGGGDGGLLPGGGGQITEDTSSQNSGSPANDEMKQFVATVLAETEDTWTGIFKSQGLTYEDPKLVLFSGQVRSACGFASAAAGPFYCPGDHKVYLDMTFFQQLDQQFGASGEFARAYVVAHEVGHHVQNLTGIMSKFNQMRQGMSEADANQLSVRIELQADCFAGVWAHYTAQKGILEQGDIESALNAAKQIGDDTLQKRMQGYVVPESFNHGTSQQRQTWLARGYKSGKLSDCNTMSGPI, encoded by the coding sequence ATGCTTTGGAGAGGCCGTCGTCAGAGCGACAATATCGAGGACGAGCGCAGCGATAGCGGCGGCGGGCTCGGCGGCGGTTTGGGCGGCGACGGCCAGTTCCGCATCCCCATCGGCGGCCGTACCGGTGGCGGCGGCAGCATCCTCCTGGTCATCTTGGTCGTGCTCGCGGGATGGTATTTCGGTTTCGACCCGTCGCAGATCCTGGGTGGCGGCGACGGCGGCCTGCTGCCGGGCGGCGGCGGCCAGATCACGGAAGACACCAGCTCGCAAAATAGCGGCTCGCCCGCCAATGACGAGATGAAGCAGTTCGTCGCGACCGTGCTGGCGGAAACCGAAGACACCTGGACCGGCATCTTCAAGTCGCAAGGGTTGACCTACGAGGATCCCAAGCTGGTTCTGTTCAGCGGCCAGGTCCGTTCGGCCTGCGGTTTCGCTTCGGCGGCGGCCGGGCCGTTCTACTGCCCGGGCGATCACAAGGTCTATCTCGACATGACCTTCTTCCAGCAGCTCGACCAGCAGTTCGGCGCTTCCGGCGAGTTCGCGCGTGCCTATGTGGTGGCGCATGAGGTCGGCCACCACGTGCAAAACCTCACCGGCATCATGAGCAAGTTCAACCAGATGCGACAGGGCATGAGCGAGGCCGACGCCAACCAGCTCTCCGTGCGCATCGAGCTGCAGGCCGATTGCTTCGCCGGCGTGTGGGCGCATTACACCGCGCAAAAAGGCATATTGGAGCAGGGTGATATCGAAAGCGCGCTGAACGCCGCCAAGCAGATCGGCGACGATACGCTGCAGAAGAGGATGCAGGGCTACGTCGTGCCGGAAAGCTTCAACCATGGCACCTCGCAGCAGCGGCAGACATGGCTGGCGCGCGGCTACAAGAGCGGCAAGCTGTCCGACTGCAACACGATGAGCGGTCCGATCTGA